Below is a window of Lemur catta isolate mLemCat1 chromosome 11, mLemCat1.pri, whole genome shotgun sequence DNA.
AGGACATAATGAGATTCAAAAGTGCCTGTGTATCctgagaaatttagaaaaatcacacAGATGTTACAGGCAAGATGCATAGTCAGAAAACACCTGACAAAACCCTCATATTTTACTTCTGGCTGATGTCTACACTCAGTGCAAGCCTGGCTAAGTGTTGGAGAAGTGCCCCAGCACAGTCAGTCTGAACAGATAAAAACAACTCTTTGgggtgtttttgctttttttcttgttcatttgtggtttggtttgtttgttaCTTTTGGGGTTTATtgtattgttttgtgttttgtcaCTTGCAATGAATGAAATCTCTATCCTAATTAGCTGAACCCAAGCTAAAGGAACAGAGACTTCAGTGATCACCTATGACAAGAAATACAGTCTTTGTAATAATAGTGTGCAAACGTCACTAAACAAGTGGATGACTACTGccttcaacaattaaaaaaaaaaaaacagcaaactcTGGAGAACATGGAGAATCTTATTTTCCTAATTATGACACTATATTATCCAAATATCTGGtgttcaaaaacaacaaaaaataaataacaagtcatacaaagaaacaggaaagtatagcacattaaaaagagtaaaataaattcatagaaatcATGCCTGAGAAAGGCTAGACATTGGACTTAGTCAACAGATTTTAAAACACTACCTTAAGTATGGTCAAATTGCTAAAGACAACATGGATCATGAACTGATGCTCCTgatagaaatcaggaaaatgatgTTTGAACAAATGAGAATGTCAGTAAAggagaagaaattataaaaaaggaaccaaacagaaattctaaagctaaaaagtacaataactgaaacaaaaaattcGTTAAAGAGTTTGAACAGCATATTTAAGGTGGCACAAGAAATAATCACTTAACTTGAAGATGTGGCAATTGATATTATTCAGTCttagaagcaaatgaaaaaaaaaaggaaaaaaatgagcaaagcctAAGGGAACTGTGGGATACCAGCAAGCACTTCACCATATTCATAATGGAAAtcccagaaagaaaagacaaagagaaatgtgcagaaaaaatatttaagatataatggcctaaaatttcccaaaattgttaaaaaacaTGAACCTGCATGTcaaagaagctcaacaaactccacCTGCAGAAACTTAGAGTGAGCCACACAAAGGAACATTATAATCTGTCAAAAGGAAGGGGAGAATCTTGGAAGAGGCAAAGGGGAAACATTTTGTCACATACAAGCAACTCTCATAAGATCAACTCAATTTTTCATCAGAAGTTATGTAGGCCTAACCCTATTACGGTAATATATTTAATGTGCTGAATGAAAAAGCTGCCTACTAAGAATTGTGTTTCCAGAAAATTGTACTtcaaagagatgaagaaattaagacattctcagtaaaaaaaatgctaaagaaatttGCTACTGCTAGACTTGatcaaaataaaatgctagaaGGAATCCTTCAGGTTGAAATGAAATGACAATAGACAGAAACTTAAACCCAGTGAGTATACAAACATCTCCATTATAGACAACtatatgggaaaatataaaagccaccagttttattatatttttggtttgtgTAAAGACACTTTTTCTTGTTTCctacataatttaaaacataattataaatctattctCTTAGACATGCAATGGATAAATGTAATTTTAGATGATAGCATAAAAGGGGATTGGAAAGATAAACACTAGAGTTGTTGCATACTATTAAAAGTAAGTGGGTATCAATTCAAACCATAGTGTTAcaaatttaatatgtaaaacataatctcctaagtaaaaagaaattaactttttaaaaatatgcaaaagggaaaaagaaaggaattaaatggctcattaccaaaaaaaaaaaaaaaaaaatcaactaaccAAAAGAGAAGGTAGTGctggagaaaatgagaaatatatacaaaaatcaaatcaaaatagctTAAAGACTTATATTAAGACCTCAAACTatgaaactacaaaaagaaaatattgaagaaatgcttcaggatacTGGTTTGGGcaaggatttcttgagtaatacccccaaagcacagggaaccaaagcaaaattggacaaatgggatcacatcaagctaaaaagcttcagcacagcaaaggaaaacattaaaaaagctAAACATGAGCTCAGGCTGATGTCTTCAACTCTAATCCAGCACTACATGTTGCATTCTACCTTTCTTGTCCTGCACCTCTAAGGTTTCTCTTCTTAGTGAGATACCAGGCTCTCAGCATCCACCATTCTTTCTTGACTTGTTCAAATCCAATATATATGTACAGCAACTTCAAAATTGTTAATGCTTTCCTCCATGAGAACCAACATTAACAATGAGTGTACAGTGGTTATgtatagttctttttcttttagtcatAATTTTCAGTCAAAACACTGTACTTCCTTAATGCAGTTCCTTTCTCCACTCCCCCTCTTCAGTGAAGTTATATCACACATTTTTTTACAagtatatattgcttttataatttaaaaaaggataatcttataataaagatatttccaTTATTGAGGGAAGCCTCACAGAAATATGCATGAGCTAATGATATGCTCAGTGTTGGGGCTGGAATTTCATCAAACTAGGGTGGGAAGGCCTAAAGTAGTAAATCTAAAATCAAGGcacaggccaggcctggtggctcatgcctgtaatcctagcactctgggaggctgaggtaggaggatcacttgaggtcaggggtttaagatcagcctgaacaagagcaagactgggtctctattaaaaatagaaaaaaatagctgggtgtggtggcatgcgctggtagtcccagctactcaggaggctgaagcaggaggatcgcttgagcccaggagttggaggttgctataagctagcctgacaccactgcactctagcctggcaacagaggaagacttagtctcaaaaaaaaaaaaaaaaaagagaaagaaagaaagaaagaaagaaaaagaaaaagacaaaggggGAGTAAGTATAAAAGAGGTCCTTGATGTCCACAGCCCAAACCTGGACTCAGGGTTGGCTGCTGGCGTCAGGGCTGAGGcgtcatttctttctcacagttcacATTCCACCTTAAAATCGCTGAACctcttttttggtattttttaaaagtgtgtccattaaagtttatttttctcctataaATATCTGAGTATGATAAATGCATTATGCATCTGACATTATCATACAGATTAGCTCCATCTCCTAAATATCCCCCTGTATTATGCAAGTCAAATACTGCCCCCTTATTTAACAGATTGAGGTCAGTGGTTACTTATTTCTTTCATATCTATTAGTTTTTCCTTTGTTACAGAATGTCATCAGAATTGAATCATACACTATGTAACCTTTtgttatcatttctttctcttaataaaatgcagatgagatttatccattttgttatgtgtattgttagctcattcctttttatcactgaatagtATTCACATTGTATGAATAGATCTAaaatgtttatccattcacctacagAAGGACATTTTTGTTGCTTCCAATTGTTGGCAATTATGAACAAATCTTTTACAAAAACTCATGTGCAGATTTTGTGTGGAGGTAAATTTTCACTTCACTTGTGAAAATACCTCGCAAGCCCAATTGCTAGGTTGCATGCAAagtctatgtttaactttataagaaacatCCAAAATACGGTCCCACATGATCTACATTTTGCGTTTCAAGCGGCAATAGATTAGAGTTTATGATGCTCCATGTCCTTCCAACATTTGgaatgaattatctttttttttgtttaatttggcTATTCTAATACTGgcatagtggtatctcattgttatgttcatttgtatttcctaatgagaaatgatgttaagcatctttttatatgccaACTCACCATCCTAATGTCTTCTTGATTCTTTTCTATGTCCTTTTTTGGATACAAGGTCTTGCCCAGGCTAAGtagcagtggcacaatcacagctcactgtaaccttggacttctgggctcaagcagtcctcacACCTGAGCTTTCCAAGTAGCAGGGAATACAGctatgtgccaccatacccagctaatttttaaacttttattttttgtagacacagggtcttgttGTGGatttgaacacctggcctcaatggatcctcctgcctcagcctcccaaaatgcttggattacaggtgtaagcctgCATGTCTAGCCTTTATATCTACATTAGGATGTATATATTCAAgtcttttccagttttttattGAGCTGTTGGTTTTATTATTACTGAATTTCTGGAGCCTTATATAGATTTGGGatcaagttctttatcagatatgagattttcaaatattttcttccagcatGTGCCTTAACAGTTCATTCTCTTCACAGTGACATTTGTAAagtaagttttcaattttgacaAAGTTCAgttcttcaatttcttctttcatgaaTTGTGCTTTTAGTGTTATATCTAAAAACTGACCACCAAACTCAAGGTCATGTAGATTTTCTGCTAGATATTTCATAGCTGTACATTTTCATTTaggtcattttattaatagttaacttTTGTATAAGGTGCCAGGTATGTATTAACATTGATATTACTGCATATAAACATTCAACTGTTCTAGCACtagtttttgaaaagattaaccCTTCTTTGTTGAATTTCCTTGGCAATGTTTTCAAAAAGAAGTTAACAATAGTTGCTCATGTCTATCTCTGGGCTTTGTATCATCTTCCATTAATCTATGTGTCCATCATTTTTCCAATACCACGGTGTCTTGATCATGCTAACTTTATGGAAAATCTTAAAATTGGGTAATGTGAGTATTCTGACTTTGCTttactatttcaaaattattttggctattttattaCCTTTGCCtctctttataaattttagaatcattttgtgAATATCTACATAAAAGCTTGCTAAAATCTGGATGGGATTGCACTAAATCTATAGAGTGAAATTAACATCtgaacaatattgagtcttccaatccatgcgtatggcatatctttccatttatttagacaTTCTTGATTACTTTCATTGGTCAGTTATCTCCTAAGATCTTGAACATATTGTGTTAGAGTCATACCTAAGTGCTTCACGTTTATTGGAGCTACCAAAATTGGCATTAATAAATTTATGAGTAATTCACTTTTTCATATTCACCTTGTCTCTTTTGGCCTCACTAAAGTCTCTTATTACTTCCAGGAGCTTGCTGGTAGGATCTTAGGGGCTTTCtatatagacaatcatgtcatctgctaATACTCATGAAACAGTGGTCAGTGTGGGAACTCATCACACTACATTGTTTACCCTGCTTTCCTGTCCCCCCTCATTTACCTTTGCTATTCTAGGATtgcaccccccacacacaaataaacatttaCCACTTAATCCTTGCAAGGCTCTGATTTCTAAAGACTGCAGGCTGTCACCAACCTTTTAGCTACCCCAAGATAAATAAtaacttgctttaaaaataaatgtaaaaaccaaaatattaaaactattagaagaataCAAAAAAGATTTCTTAATCATTTGtcttaaatataaaacacagatatATTATAGAAACATCACACTAAACATATGGAAAGCTTAAGAAATTATTCTGAGGTGAACAATTTAGAACTACCAGCCAGATCAAGAAATACAACTTTGACAGCAACCCCAGAAACCCATCCTATGTCCCATTCCAATTATAATCATCACATCCTCAGAAGTAAGACCTTGTTCTTTATGTGAGTATTTTTCATTCCTTAATGGTTTTATCACCCCAGTGTGAACTGCTACACACTATAGCTTAGTCCTGTCATTCGTTTTCATTTCATAGGTTTTTAAGTCTATTTTAATCTGGAGATTCTCTCTGTAGCCCTTTCACTTTATTTGAATCTATTTGTTGAGGAACCCAGGTGTTTTGACTGTAGATTTCCTATAATCTGAGTTTTGCTCATTCCATCCACATGATAGAGTTAAAcgtcttttctattttctgcacaTTGTTCTATATATTGGTAGGGTCTGGGACTTGATCAGACTTAGGTCTGATGTATAATCAATGTCATTTTTGAAGGtggctaacttttaaaatactattttgaaCTCATAAATTCAAATGTATTTCATGTGTTTCAAAAGAttgcatttattatattaatattttctaaagtgcaacttctttcattttttcccagtGGAAGTCTCCTCCAGTTGGCTCCTGAATCCTTCTAATATGACCAGAGTCAGTTTGATATCTGGTATGATAAGATTCTCCAAGCTCATCTTATAGATTTCCTGTCCTAAACCTGGAATCAGGTATTTCTCCAAGAATCTCTGGTTTCTCATGTCAAGAAATGGTACTGGAAGACCACAATCTGGGCCTAGGAATGCTCATTATAATCGGATCGGTCAACGTTGCCAGGACATTTCAGTGGACAGAACcaggagagagatggagacagatagatagacaaGAGAGAGGGAAAACCATGAGTCTATCCAGATATAtacttttcaaatacaaaattcTAGAGACTTTGCCTAACCTCTTCTGTATTATATTTAGAGTGAGAATAGTTCataattattcttttgttttatttcacgTTATACTCTCAACCTCCTAGAGGGACAATGTGCTATGTCAGGACTGAAGAATGTGAAAGATGCAGGGAGATGGGCCATAGgctgcctctctctctgccctctcttcACTAATCCCTCAGCCCAAAGACATAGCAAGGCCAGCTCTCCACTGTCATATCATCTCCCAGGACACAGCTCCATTGCCCTACTACTTTGGGAGCTGCCATAATAATGTGAGTTAACATTAGATAAGAGAATGCCTCATTCCAAGACAATCCTTCCATGCCTGCAAAGTTGACCAATTAGAGAAGCACCTGTATTAACATACATCCAGCCCTAAGACTGCTAAGGAGTCAGGTTGATGGAATGACTTTATTCTCACAAATGTCAATTAAGAAAGACCACGTGGGATACTATCAATTAAACATTGGAGGCAGGACCCACAAGGAAAGCCTAAGGCTGGACCTGGGCCACTCACAGGAGGAAGAATGAGCTTCAGTAAAAAGAAGACACCGTGAAAGCACAGAGCCGAATAGGGGAAGATGGTCCCGATACCGAGAATCAAATATTTACATCAGCCATCAGAAAATACATCacacttttcttgtttttccaatTCATAGGTCTTTGTGTTCTAAAAATCACACAATTCTGGATATTTATTCTTGTCACATTTCTTTTGTAACATGTATTATGTAACTACAGAGGGTACATAAATGTATACATCCATTGAAAGACAATAAACAGATCGCCTACATAGGACGCATGCAATTACAAATTGAAGCATTGAGAGTACCTAAAAATTCCCTGATAGATCACAAATATTTGATGATGAGTATGATTATTTTGGATTTAAATTAGTACCTTCAGATTACTCGAGTCGGTGATGAGGATTGTCCACAGGACAGAGCTAATCCTTAAGGAGTTGATAGCAGCGTTTCATGCCATCTCCAAAGGCCTGTATGAATTTGTCATTGCGGAGGGTGAAGATAAAAGGGTTCAGAAAAGGGGTCACCACTAAAACCAGCAGTGATGCTACCCTGTTGTACTCAGCCGCCTGCGTTTGCTTGGGTTTCACATACAGGAACAAGCAGCTGCCATAGCCGATCACGACATAGGTGAAGTGGGAGGAACATGTGGAGAAAGATTTCCTTCGGCCGGAGGCTGAGGGGATCTTGAGGATGGTGGAGATGATGTAGGTGTAGGAGACAATTGTAGGGATCAAAGAaccaatgataataaaaacagccattaaaaatagaataaactctGTGAAAAGAGTGTCATCACAGGATAGCTTGAGTAATTGCCCTCGGTCACAGTAAAAATGATCTAACAGATTTGATTTGCAGAATGTAAGCAGAAATGTAGCATTAACTGGCCAAATTTGAAAAAGGAAACCAAACACCCATGATATAATTACTACCCATTTGCAGGTGTGGCTGTTCATAATGATGTTGTACCTCAGAGGGTTGCAGACAGCCACATAACGGTCCACAGCCATCGCTCCCATTAATGCCAACTCTGAGGTACCCAAAGAAAGGTACAAATATAGTTGTGCAGCACATGCAGTCAAAGATATTGTCTGAGTCTTTGGAAGCAACAACCCCCAGAGCATAAAAGGGACAGCAGTGGATGTGATCAGGATCTCCAGGACAGAGAGGTGACCAAGGAAGAAGTACATAGGCGAATGCAGGCGTTTATCAACACAGACAGTGACAATGATAACTGTGTTTCCCATTACTGTCACTGAGtacaagaagaagaaagtagCAAAAAGGACATGGCGTACTTCTTGGGAGCCAGGGAAGCCTAGGAGAAAAAATTCAGTGGCACTAGAGGAATTCCTCAACATTTAGTTCTGAGATCTTGTTCTTTCTGAAATCtagagaacaaaagagagataATAGTTCTCATCTCGACAGAAATAGAAGCTGTTCCAGCTAGAGAATATAATTCCCTCCTGCTCATAGGATCCACAATATGTTCTACTATACTCTTTACACATTCTGtgctaatttttctaaatatgcaCAATATATGAAGGAAATAGAGATGGCCAAGAAGATAAGCCCAGTCACCAATGTCCTATCGTTGGTGTGAGAGCTCAACCTCTGCTAGCATGCACCATTGCACCTTTTCATGTGCAGTTCATCTGCCTCTCCCTTGGCTCTGAAAGGCCAGCCTGTCTGCCTACCTGACCACGGTGTGTGTGTTTTTACCTCTAACTGCCTTCCATGTGGAATGTCCTAAGCTACCCTAACTGCCAGGTATTTTCTCTCTTGTCCACAATGCTGATTACATAGCTTTACTCTTCAGGATCTGGGTGTCCTTGTTCTGGCATACAGGCAGGCCCAAAATGTCCCATACTGATCCTCTCCTACTCTTTCCTTCACAGAAGAAAGACAGCCACCTCCACGGAAAGGTCCTGAAGTGGGAAGTTGTATGGCTCTCTAGAACTTAGCCTCGGCTACCTCCTGCCTAATTAGTGCTAAGGTTGTCAAGCTCTGTGAGCCAGATGAAGCTGCTGCTGTCTTCACTTCTGGTGAAACAAAAACCTCTCTTCACACtagcatttaagaaaaattctagaaatcCTAGTGCCATGGGAtgcctgttttcttctttctctcttgctctttctttccctctacaACATGTCCCTGAAGAACATTATTCACTGAGGAAAGTTAGTTCAGAGAAACCCTAGGGAACACTGAAGGAAATTTCAGCCATTCTCTCCTGAGGCTAATCAAGTTTTAGAATACTTAAAAGTTTTGTGTAATGGGCAAACTTGGAATCTCCCTCATCAAGAGTTTTTCAACactcaggccgggcgtggtggctcacgcctgtaatcctagcactctgggaggccgaggcgggtggatagctcaaggtcaggagttcgagaccagtctgagcgagaccccgtctctactaaaaatagaaataaaaattatctggacaactaaaaatatatatagaaaaaattagccgggcatggaggtgcatgcctgtagtcccagctacttgggaggctgaggcagtagcatcgcttaagcccaggagtttgaggttgctgtgagctaggctgatgccatggcactcactctagcccgggcaacaaagtgagactctgtctcaaaaaaaaagaaaatacattttttaaaaagtaatatatttataggACTAATTTGACCAATCTACCAATATAGTAGAATATTTCAACACAATTCTAATTATTGGTGTCAAGCAAAAAAATTTAGTAAGAATATAGATTTGAATTATACAATTAATTCTGATATACTGAACAAATAGAGACCTTTCTACCCTAAAATTAGAGAGAATGCATTTTTTCAAACACATAAGgaacatttataaaaactgaCACTATACTGGTCCTCAAAGCAAGtctcaataattttcaaagaaccagtatCACATAGATTGTATTCTCTGCCTACAAAGAAATTAAGTTACaacttaaaaaatgatttaaaaaatttaaaatttaccaaaactttacaaaatttatgcaaaaattctaaacagcTTATGAATGAAAGATTTAAtcatgtgaaaattttaaaaatgatttagcACTAAATAATGAAAATGGCCCATATCAAACCTGGTAGACAGAAAACCCATAGGAACTTATacaaaaattactgaaatagAGAATATAGCAAAGCAACTAGCTAATCGATCAACTTATAAATACTAATTGCATTTCCAACATCACTGGTGATGAGGGTGTTATTGTGATTATGTTTTAAAGCCCAGAGAACAAAATCTATCTTGTGCTTTTGAACCTTACAGCAGAATACCTGCTGCTTctgctttttatgtcttttatcaaTTCCTATACCCCTTTCCAGGCTCCCATCTCCACCCTCCCTTGTGAAATGCCTCCATGTTTCAGCCAACAACTGTGTCAGTCATTCAGAGGAGGTTTTAAgcccataacaaaatacctgagataGGTCCTAGAAATGATGGAGCCTGTACAAGAAAGGGTAATTAGTACACTACCTATTTCCCAAGCTTTCTTGGTCCTGATCCACCAGCTCTCACTCTCCAACATGGCACCACAGCCTCACCCCCCAATAGATACCTTCAGTTACTGATCATTCACCACCAGCAAGGTTGACAGGAGGATACACTTTGTGTTAATGCCTAAATCCCACCCGGAGGGCACAACACAGGGACAGGATGTATATCCTGCCTAGGGATTCTGAACAGCAGGAGAAGGTGCAGGTAGGAGAACTGGGATAGGATTTTTACAAAAGTCTGTTGTATAGAGGTCTCCCTGCCAGTCTCGATCTTTGGTGTAAAAAAGGATGCATCAGTCACACACCTGCCAACTCTCTGTCTGTAGCCATGATAATCTTCTCAGCCTTACTGAAACCTGCCCTAGGAAAGATTAGTTTCAGGAATCTGAGCTTTATTCGCCTCATCTAGAGATAAGAATTTCAAAGTTGGAGCCAAGTGACCCTTCCATGGAGTCACTTCCATGGAGTTAAAATTCATTCCAAGTGCCTTCCATACCCTTTCAATTACTTTCACTAGGACCTCCTTACAAGTGTGACTAGAGTCCCCCTCCTCTGGTGGTCCCATTGATTCCCTCCTTTCTGTGCTACTCTGAGGAAGCACAGCTCTGTCTCCACCAGTCTGTGTGACACTGACTCCCCGCTCCTTTACACCTGTCAGTCACACCCAGCCCAACCCTCTTCAGAATTGCTTCACTTGTGCAGGTTATATCTCATAACAAGCACTGTTTGAATAAAGTTCCCAACCAATACCAACACCAATAACTCTTTCCAGATCTCTAAATCTGTTCTTATCACTACATTGTCCTCTCTGACATGGGGTatgttctctttccctctctctctctctctccccctccctctctcctatCTATAACTGCCACTTTCAAATGGAATAACTGAATTTTAGTGGAAAAATATAGCAAGGatattacttaaataaaaaattagttaggATGGTAAGGATGATACAATTATAGATTTATAGTCTCTACAAACCTGAGATATTCTGTAGAATGAGGCTGGGGACAGATAGAAGCATATGTACATGGAATCTATAATGACACCAACAGATAAAGAACttaacaaaaaatttacaaacatGTAAGGAAATGTTGactatcacacacacaaaaatagttTCTCAAAGAGAAGCTTTCAGTACAATGTCCATAAGTATTAAAACAAGAaaccctgcttttttttttcagcttattatgggggtacaaaagtttaggttatgtatattgtccatacccccctccccagtcagagtttcaagtgtctccattccccagacagtgcgcatcgcactcattatgtaggtatatacccatcccctccccccactccccacatctgtccgacaccccattggtgttattcccaaatgtgcacttaggtgatgatcagggaaaccaattttctggtgagtacatgtggtgcttatttttccattcttgggatacttcacttagtagagtgggttccaactctctccaggagaacaaaagagattctatatcaccattatttcttatagctgagtaatactccatggtatacatataccacattttactaatccactcatgtattgatgggcatttggggtgtttccacatctttgcaattgtgaattgtgctgctataaacattcgggtgcagatgtctttgtaatagaatgtcttttgttctttggggtagatgcccaataatgggattgctggatcaaatggtaggtctacttgtatctgtttaagttatctccatattgctttccacagggaaACCCTGCTCTTGAAAGCAACAGTGTGTGGAGTGGGCAAGTGGAAGGGGGTGGCAAAGAGGGGACAAGATGATATCATGAACATTGAGGGAGGCCCCTAATCTATGCTAGGGAGGTGAACTTTATTCTGAGACAATATGGAATTACTGAAGAATTTTCAGTGGGAGATGAGTATGATCTTATCTggattttagaaaagaaacagCTCAGTGTTAAAGAGAGAATGTCAGGTTGAGCAACAAGAAAGAGGCA
It encodes the following:
- the LOC123647344 gene encoding putative olfactory receptor 9A1; this encodes MLRNSSSATEFFLLGFPGSQEVRHVLFATFFFLYSVTVMGNTVIIVTVCVDKRLHSPMYFFLGHLSVLEILITSTAVPFMLWGLLLPKTQTISLTACAAQLYLYLSLGTSELALMGAMAVDRYVAVCNPLRYNIIMNSHTCKWVVIISWVFGFLFQIWPVNATFLLTFCKSNLLDHFYCDRGQLLKLSCDDTLFTEFILFLMAVFIIIGSLIPTIVSYTYIISTILKIPSASGRRKSFSTCSSHFTYVVIGYGSCLFLYVKPKQTQAAEYNRVASLLVLVVTPFLNPFIFTLRNDKFIQAFGDGMKRCYQLLKD